The Methanohalophilus portucalensis genome window below encodes:
- a CDS encoding APC family permease, giving the protein MTDETTKDPLEESTGLVKTLRPYHVWALGVGIVLVGEYMGWNFTVAKGGILGSLLALLVAGTMYLMVSLCASELGASTKLAGGPYDWARLFVGPGAAALVGLAVYMEYIALEAADAIVVASIAESIFPEIQVFPVTLLVITFLTFMNYRGVVAALNLNFALTFTAFIAILVFFAMSVTGFAGVWNPGNLISGAIPNGFIGIFAALQFGPWFYLGIEGAAMSAEECKHPSRAVPLGQQAGMITLLLAAGMTLYVCSGLIPTDQLGVSVYPLYEAATNSGVQLLVVLLAIGTLFTCLASANGTICDSSRSWYALSRDQFLTPWFSAVHPKYNTPYRAVIFTMPIAIAFAFSGFLDQVITFSITSGLVCYVMIPFSLIRFRKMFPQHSNKVRPFVGPLQPWLAYFTIFLALVIMSTLQWGYRYNLIFGLLFYAIAYFYFNRRYRSLEVSHDWGEEMGWPDPVRT; this is encoded by the coding sequence ATGACAGATGAAACTACTAAAGATCCCTTGGAAGAATCCACCGGCCTTGTCAAGACACTAAGACCATACCATGTATGGGCACTTGGTGTCGGGATTGTGCTTGTGGGTGAATATATGGGATGGAACTTTACAGTTGCCAAAGGTGGTATATTGGGTTCCCTTTTGGCATTACTTGTTGCCGGTACAATGTATCTGATGGTTTCTCTATGTGCAAGTGAACTAGGTGCATCTACCAAACTTGCGGGAGGACCTTATGACTGGGCACGATTATTTGTAGGTCCCGGTGCAGCGGCACTGGTGGGACTTGCTGTTTATATGGAATACATCGCTCTGGAAGCCGCAGATGCCATTGTTGTGGCATCAATTGCAGAATCAATTTTCCCGGAGATACAGGTATTCCCGGTCACGCTTTTAGTGATCACGTTCTTGACATTTATGAATTACAGAGGGGTTGTGGCAGCGCTCAACCTTAATTTCGCACTGACATTTACTGCATTCATTGCAATTCTTGTATTCTTTGCTATGAGTGTTACAGGTTTTGCAGGTGTATGGAATCCGGGTAACTTAATATCCGGTGCTATTCCAAATGGCTTTATAGGAATTTTCGCTGCATTGCAATTTGGTCCCTGGTTCTATCTGGGTATAGAAGGAGCGGCTATGAGTGCTGAAGAATGTAAACATCCTTCCAGGGCAGTTCCGCTGGGTCAACAGGCGGGGATGATCACTCTTTTGCTTGCAGCCGGTATGACACTGTATGTATGTTCTGGTCTTATACCAACAGACCAGCTTGGTGTATCTGTCTATCCACTTTATGAGGCAGCCACTAACAGCGGTGTACAATTGCTCGTAGTACTTCTTGCAATAGGTACTCTCTTTACATGTCTTGCAAGTGCCAACGGTACTATCTGTGACTCGTCCAGATCATGGTATGCCCTATCAAGGGACCAATTCCTTACACCATGGTTCTCTGCTGTACATCCAAAGTATAATACGCCTTACAGGGCTGTTATTTTCACTATGCCAATTGCTATTGCATTTGCATTCAGTGGTTTCTTGGATCAGGTTATCACATTCTCGATAACATCAGGACTTGTGTGCTATGTTATGATTCCATTCTCCCTGATTCGTTTCAGGAAGATGTTCCCACAACACAGCAACAAAGTGCGTCCATTCGTTGGTCCGTTGCAACCCTGGCTTGCATACTTCACAATATTCCTGGCACTTGTGATTATGTCAACCCTGCAGTGGGGATACAGGTATAATCTGATATTTGGCCTGTTGTTCTATGCGATTGCATATTTCTATTTCAACCGGAGATATCGGAGTTTAGAAGTTAGCCATGACTGGGGCGAAGAGATGGGCTGGCCCGACCCTGTGAGGACATAA
- a CDS encoding monomethylamine transporter, translated as MILEDKQKEENVDTRRYMSKLRQDALVVVALMGILFFSESFIFYTIITTVWDSTPELSGIFPVYVLFLLLVLGIGTAACLRVYSSIKEHMYTFRYYD; from the coding sequence ATGATCTTGGAAGATAAACAAAAAGAGGAAAATGTTGATACTAGAAGATACATGAGCAAACTGCGGCAGGACGCTCTTGTTGTGGTGGCTTTGATGGGTATTTTGTTCTTCTCAGAGTCATTCATCTTCTATACCATAATTACTACTGTATGGGATAGCACGCCTGAACTTTCGGGTATATTCCCGGTTTATGTGCTGTTCTTACTGCTGGTACTGGGTATAGGAACCGCTGCATGTCTAAGGGTGTATAGTTCTATAAAGGAACACATGTACACATTCAGGTATTATGACTAA
- a CDS encoding class II SORL domain-containing protein yields MTDNINRLKDKDNPTETEKKHIPVIEGPSMMTAGGTYEVTVSVGIEPHVMEDGHYIEWVDLYLADQKIGRVDLGPSAEKAEATFNVTPNEELIGAKEFEVCHIRGVNVCGDCGLTSVITDFKAIESCNVHGLWESSMEVEVMSSKQKPGKKCSWKA; encoded by the coding sequence ATGACTGATAATATTAACCGTTTAAAAGATAAGGATAATCCAACGGAGACTGAAAAGAAACATATACCGGTAATCGAAGGGCCGTCAATGATGACAGCAGGAGGTACCTATGAAGTAACGGTTTCTGTAGGAATTGAACCACATGTAATGGAAGATGGTCACTACATCGAATGGGTAGACCTCTATCTTGCGGATCAGAAGATAGGCAGGGTGGATCTTGGGCCATCTGCAGAAAAAGCAGAAGCCACATTTAATGTAACTCCCAATGAGGAGCTAATTGGTGCAAAAGAGTTTGAGGTCTGTCACATAAGGGGTGTAAATGTTTGTGGAGATTGTGGTCTGACTTCTGTGATTACAGATTTTAAAGCAATTGAAAGTTGTAATGTCCATGGCCTTTGGGAATCTTCCATGGAAGTGGAAGTCATGTCCTCAAAACAAAAACCAGGCAAAAAATGCAGCTGGAAAGCTTGA
- a CDS encoding response regulator: MKSGGILVVEDEMIVAMGIKLKLEEMGYTVCGIVADGQTAINMASHLKPDLILMDIVLKGNIDGIEAAKVIKQKLAPHFIFLTGISDKAILKRVHELKPVGTIMKPFDDSQLRNMIEEALSENQSSSETLDFSDSCALSG; this comes from the coding sequence ATGAAATCCGGGGGCATATTGGTAGTTGAGGATGAAATGATCGTTGCAATGGGCATAAAACTCAAACTGGAAGAGATGGGTTATACTGTTTGTGGAATTGTGGCAGATGGGCAAACTGCTATAAATATGGCATCACATTTGAAACCTGATTTGATTTTGATGGATATTGTTCTCAAAGGCAATATAGACGGAATTGAAGCTGCCAAAGTAATCAAACAGAAATTGGCTCCTCATTTTATTTTCCTTACCGGTATCTCTGACAAAGCCATTTTGAAGCGTGTCCATGAACTAAAACCAGTGGGAACTATAATGAAACCCTTTGATGACTCACAGCTGCGTAATATGATAGAAGAGGCTTTGTCTGAAAATCAATCCTCTTCAGAGACATTGGATTTTTCTGATTCTTGTGCTTTGTCAGGATGA
- a CDS encoding VIT1/CCC1 transporter family protein, which yields MKPKSDQSRYIILGSIDGVLAVLGVVIGASNVSSNPDLIINAALGGALALAMTNGLGSYLAESAVEYGHLADLEKPLLRNLESTSLEKETRNKILYDTLAHGGSSLIGSLVPILPFVFLENYALEVSVVLSIIVLAALGMFSGKIARQNLILHSVRMVGLGILVVIVVTAFGLT from the coding sequence ATGAAACCAAAATCCGATCAAAGTAGATACATTATCCTTGGCAGTATTGATGGAGTACTGGCAGTACTTGGTGTTGTCATTGGTGCTTCGAATGTCTCTTCTAACCCTGATCTCATAATAAATGCTGCTCTGGGAGGTGCGCTTGCTCTTGCAATGACCAATGGGCTTGGTTCTTATCTTGCAGAAAGTGCGGTAGAATATGGCCATCTTGCTGATCTTGAAAAACCTCTCTTACGCAATCTTGAATCTACAAGTCTTGAAAAAGAAACACGCAATAAAATATTATATGATACTCTAGCACATGGCGGTTCCAGTCTCATTGGTTCTCTTGTGCCGATATTGCCGTTTGTATTTCTGGAAAATTATGCACTGGAGGTCTCAGTTGTATTAAGTATAATTGTCTTGGCTGCTCTTGGAATGTTTTCCGGCAAAATAGCCCGGCAGAACCTGATACTACATTCTGTCCGAATGGTTGGGCTTGGAATACTTGTTGTAATTGTTGTAACTGCTTTTGGACTTACATGA
- a CDS encoding universal stress protein, whose translation MKDITYSNILVPIDETKLSKKVIDNALHLASMENGRIIVIYVEEPNNLKSLPDEFHEKLADLVIKNIEANLEYAAKQSEIHGIEFHSRVVRGKDPGREIINIAKENKVDLTVMGTESLRSNPFGSLTRWLIAADIGPVLVITAGD comes from the coding sequence ATGAAAGACATAACCTATAGTAACATTCTGGTGCCAATTGATGAAACGAAACTTTCTAAAAAAGTGATAGATAATGCATTGCATCTTGCTTCTATGGAGAATGGGCGCATTATTGTAATTTATGTGGAAGAGCCAAACAACTTAAAATCATTGCCGGATGAGTTTCATGAAAAACTTGCCGATCTGGTTATTAAGAATATAGAAGCCAATCTGGAATATGCGGCAAAGCAATCTGAAATACATGGCATAGAGTTCCATAGCCGGGTTGTTAGAGGCAAGGATCCGGGTCGTGAAATTATCAATATCGCAAAGGAAAACAAGGTTGATCTTACTGTAATGGGGACAGAATCATTGCGTAGCAATCCTTTTGGAAGCCTCACAAGATGGTTAATTGCTGCCGATATAGGACCGGTTCTTGTTATTACTGCAGGTGACTGA
- a CDS encoding calcium/sodium antiporter yields MQQYTLPLFIVGLILITKGADWFTESAVSISQKSGIPKMIIGATIVSFATTAPEFAVSAYAAYLGHTGLTVGNAVGSAICNAGLILGGVIVLRSIPVEDSSFLKRGAFMIVSALLLIVVSIDGMLTPVDGILLLIVFVAFLYYNYRLQSMLFGTNEEVNEELGEVSDSISKDVVFFVLGAALVVGGSRILIDSGTDIAMWLGVPEMIIGLTLVAFGTSLPELITAISATRKGHNDLAVGNILGANTMDIALILGASSLISELPIQDQSLYYDFPAMLLIMGMIVFFGLTGRKLARWEGAIILATYIAYIVGLFFFYM; encoded by the coding sequence ATGCAGCAATATACTTTACCTCTTTTTATAGTAGGTCTGATCCTTATTACAAAAGGTGCTGACTGGTTTACTGAGTCTGCAGTTTCTATATCCCAAAAAAGTGGCATTCCTAAAATGATTATAGGAGCGACTATTGTTAGTTTCGCAACGACTGCACCGGAATTTGCTGTTTCTGCATATGCTGCCTATCTGGGTCATACAGGTCTGACAGTTGGTAACGCTGTAGGCTCTGCTATATGCAATGCTGGCCTGATCCTTGGAGGCGTAATAGTCTTACGCTCGATTCCTGTAGAGGATTCCTCTTTTTTGAAAAGGGGTGCATTTATGATTGTATCGGCTTTGCTGCTGATTGTAGTATCCATTGACGGCATGCTCACACCTGTTGATGGTATACTTTTACTGATAGTTTTTGTTGCTTTTCTTTATTACAATTACAGACTTCAATCGATGCTCTTTGGGACAAATGAAGAAGTTAATGAAGAACTCGGCGAAGTATCCGATTCTATTTCAAAAGATGTGGTTTTTTTTGTTCTTGGTGCTGCTCTTGTGGTGGGTGGCAGTCGTATCCTGATTGATTCCGGTACTGACATTGCTATGTGGCTTGGTGTTCCCGAGATGATAATCGGATTGACCCTTGTAGCATTTGGGACATCTCTTCCTGAACTGATAACTGCTATTTCAGCTACTCGTAAAGGACATAATGACCTGGCAGTCGGTAACATACTTGGGGCAAATACGATGGACATAGCACTTATATTGGGTGCTTCTTCCCTTATCAGTGAACTTCCGATACAGGACCAATCCCTATACTATGATTTTCCTGCAATGTTGTTAATTATGGGTATGATTGTATTTTTTGGATTGACAGGTCGCAAGCTTGCACGCTGGGAGGGAGCTATTATCTTAGCCACTTATATTGCATACATTGTAGGCCTTTTCTTTTTCTATATGTAA
- a CDS encoding CBS domain-containing protein, whose product MILPTAQSIKQQRIELGLTQSGLAKRAGVSQPLIARIESGDVDPRLSTLRKIFDAFDQSEKEKICVRNIMHTLVVFVSSDESVDHAVSIMQEHGYSQVPVIDNGVPVGSISEDTFVKSMAEKKTAVISKMKVGDMMGESFPAVSPEADIGIVSTLLERYPAVLVLEKGVAIGFITKHDIIKLLHG is encoded by the coding sequence ATGATACTGCCAACTGCCCAATCCATAAAGCAGCAAAGGATAGAGCTAGGACTTACACAGAGCGGCCTGGCAAAAAGAGCCGGTGTCAGCCAGCCCCTTATAGCAAGAATAGAGTCGGGTGATGTTGATCCTAGGTTATCTACATTGAGAAAAATATTTGATGCTTTTGACCAATCTGAAAAAGAAAAGATATGTGTCAGGAACATCATGCATACCCTTGTGGTTTTTGTATCTTCCGATGAGTCGGTGGACCATGCAGTCAGTATCATGCAGGAGCATGGTTATTCTCAGGTTCCTGTGATTGACAATGGTGTGCCTGTAGGCAGTATTTCAGAGGACACGTTTGTCAAGTCAATGGCTGAGAAAAAAACCGCCGTGATATCTAAAATGAAAGTAGGCGATATGATGGGTGAATCTTTTCCAGCAGTTTCTCCGGAGGCTGATATTGGTATTGTATCGACACTGCTGGAACGCTATCCTGCTGTCCTTGTGCTTGAAAAAGGAGTTGCTATCGGATTTATCACCAAACACGACATAATTAAGTTGCTACACGGTTAA
- a CDS encoding pyridoxal-phosphate-dependent aminotransferase family protein codes for MDLEDNLLMMPGPVPVPPRVLRAMSKPMINHRGAQFSGIYDDCRRILADVFKTENDIFVLSGSGTASMEAAVGCIADKDDRIISIENGKFGERFKDLASRYGSVVPLEFEWGSSVDLDMLEAQLQEGAKAVTMVHNETSAGILNPAEQVGKLAKKYGALFIMDGVTSLGGDNVFVDDWGVDVAVVGSQKCIGAPPGLSMLSVSEAAFDAMEKENLPYYLDLKACKKSADKEKTQTPYTPAIPLFYALQESLHIIEEEGMDARIARHHKGAAAVRAAMDAMGIEMFPQLSEYSAYSNTVSAMKAPAGMDSETLKKEMMKSGITIAGGQAHLKGKIFRIGSMANVSYRDILSTLQQIEVVFKKNGVVSELGPATEAAIEVLYK; via the coding sequence ATGGACCTTGAAGATAATTTATTAATGATGCCGGGCCCGGTGCCAGTACCACCCAGGGTTCTCAGGGCAATGTCCAAACCGATGATCAATCATCGTGGAGCACAATTTTCTGGAATATATGATGATTGTCGTCGTATTCTTGCTGACGTTTTCAAGACAGAAAATGATATTTTTGTGTTAAGTGGTTCAGGTACCGCTTCTATGGAAGCTGCTGTAGGTTGTATCGCAGACAAAGATGACAGGATAATCTCCATTGAGAATGGTAAATTCGGGGAGCGTTTCAAAGATCTTGCATCCAGATACGGTTCTGTCGTTCCCCTGGAATTTGAATGGGGTTCTTCAGTGGACCTGGATATGCTTGAAGCACAACTTCAGGAAGGAGCAAAGGCCGTTACCATGGTTCACAACGAAACATCAGCAGGTATCCTGAATCCTGCCGAACAGGTTGGCAAACTGGCAAAGAAATATGGGGCCCTATTTATAATGGATGGCGTAACCTCCCTGGGCGGAGATAATGTATTTGTTGATGATTGGGGAGTTGATGTAGCAGTGGTTGGTTCCCAGAAATGTATTGGTGCACCACCAGGCCTTTCAATGCTTTCTGTAAGTGAAGCTGCCTTTGACGCAATGGAAAAAGAAAACCTTCCTTATTATCTTGATCTCAAAGCCTGCAAAAAGAGTGCTGACAAGGAAAAAACACAAACTCCTTACACACCTGCGATCCCCCTATTCTACGCCCTGCAGGAATCCCTTCATATAATTGAAGAAGAGGGAATGGATGCCAGGATAGCAAGGCACCATAAGGGTGCAGCTGCTGTGCGTGCTGCTATGGATGCTATGGGTATCGAGATGTTCCCACAGCTCAGTGAATACAGTGCATATTCCAACACTGTCTCGGCAATGAAGGCACCGGCGGGTATGGACAGTGAAACCCTTAAAAAAGAAATGATGAAATCCGGAATTACAATTGCAGGCGGACAGGCCCACCTTAAGGGCAAGATTTTCCGTATTGGAAGTATGGCCAATGTAAGTTACAGGGATATTCTCAGTACTCTCCAGCAGATTGAAGTAGTATTCAAGAAGAATGGAGTGGTTTCAGAACTGGGTCCTGCAACAGAAGCTGCAATTGAAGTATTGTATAAATGA
- the ribC gene encoding riboflavin synthase, translating to MKTIGIVDTTFARFDMGSAAVDEIKQHVSARIIRITVPGIKDLPVASKKLIDEQGCEIVMALGMPGAAQKDKMCAHEASTGIIQAQLMTNTHIIEVFVHEDEGKDEKELAFLMENRAREHALNVVDLLFKPEKLVKQAGTGQRQGFEDVGSLRG from the coding sequence ATGAAAACCATAGGTATTGTAGACACGACGTTTGCACGTTTTGATATGGGCAGTGCTGCTGTGGATGAGATCAAGCAGCATGTTTCAGCCCGTATAATTCGGATCACAGTTCCGGGTATAAAAGACCTGCCGGTGGCTTCTAAAAAGCTTATCGATGAGCAGGGCTGTGAAATAGTTATGGCCCTTGGAATGCCCGGTGCTGCTCAAAAAGATAAAATGTGTGCACATGAGGCTTCCACGGGTATCATTCAGGCCCAGCTTATGACAAACACACATATAATAGAAGTTTTTGTTCACGAAGATGAAGGCAAGGATGAAAAGGAGCTTGCTTTTCTTATGGAGAACCGGGCCCGTGAGCATGCTCTTAATGTCGTGGATCTTCTCTTTAAGCCTGAGAAACTTGTAAAACAGGCAGGTACGGGCCAGAGGCAGGGTTTTGAGGATGTAGGAAGCCTGCGTGGATGA
- the ribH gene encoding 6,7-dimethyl-8-ribityllumazine synthase, with translation MTIRLGFVVAEFNRDLTYQMELLGIEHAKFLGAEVTDTILVPGVYDMPLAIKKLCEKDDIDAVVTIGSVIEGATGHDDIVVQHASRKITDLSLEYNKPVTLGIAGPGMSRMEAHQRVDYAKRAVEAAVKLIRRL, from the coding sequence ATGACAATCAGACTGGGATTTGTGGTAGCGGAGTTTAACAGGGATCTTACCTACCAGATGGAATTGCTTGGTATAGAACATGCGAAATTCCTGGGCGCGGAAGTGACAGATACCATTCTTGTGCCCGGTGTTTACGATATGCCGCTCGCAATCAAGAAACTTTGCGAAAAAGATGACATTGATGCAGTTGTAACCATTGGTTCGGTGATAGAAGGTGCAACAGGTCACGATGATATCGTGGTCCAGCATGCCTCAAGAAAGATTACCGACCTTTCTCTGGAATACAACAAGCCTGTCACTCTGGGCATTGCAGGTCCCGGTATGAGTCGCATGGAGGCTCATCAGAGGGTCGATTATGCCAAGAGGGCTGTAGAGGCTGCGGTAAAACTTATCAGGCGTCTCTAA
- a CDS encoding pyridoxal phosphate-dependent aminotransferase → MASSRLARVAESPTIRIANIANKLKHDGIDVISFSLGEPDFDTPRHISDAACKALYSGETHYSPSPGIKPLREAIAKKLQTENNLNLDASNVMVTPGAKQAIFEVMMSVLDDGDEAILFDPAWVSYEPCIKFAGANPKWVPTDPENGFLPYDIGDHITDKTRLIVVNSPCNPTGGVFGKDKLKEIADLAIDHNLLVLSDEIYEKILYDEKHYSIGAMEGMQDRTITVNGFSKSYAMTGWRLGYVAANEAFLHDFQKIQSHSVSSATTFAQYGAIEALEGDQQPVEDMVAEFRQRRDILVDGLNDIGIHCSRPRGAFYAFADVSEYGNGEEIAEKLLSDAHVAATPGSAFGPSGNNFVRLSYAISQERIREALERIENCLL, encoded by the coding sequence ATGGCATCTTCAAGATTGGCCCGAGTGGCTGAATCCCCGACAATCCGTATAGCAAATATAGCAAATAAGCTCAAGCATGATGGCATTGATGTAATTAGTTTCAGTCTGGGTGAACCGGATTTTGATACACCCAGACACATCAGTGATGCTGCATGCAAGGCGCTTTATAGCGGAGAAACTCATTATTCTCCATCCCCGGGTATCAAACCGCTGCGCGAAGCTATAGCCAAAAAACTACAAACAGAGAACAATCTGAATTTGGATGCATCCAATGTGATGGTTACACCGGGAGCCAAACAGGCAATCTTCGAAGTTATGATGTCTGTACTTGATGATGGCGATGAGGCTATCCTGTTCGATCCTGCCTGGGTTTCCTATGAACCATGCATCAAATTTGCAGGAGCAAACCCCAAATGGGTGCCTACAGACCCGGAAAATGGCTTTCTTCCTTATGATATTGGAGATCACATTACAGATAAAACTCGTCTGATAGTTGTCAATTCCCCCTGCAATCCCACGGGTGGTGTATTTGGCAAGGACAAATTAAAAGAAATAGCAGACCTTGCCATTGATCATAATCTGCTGGTTCTCTCCGATGAGATCTATGAGAAGATACTTTATGATGAAAAACACTACAGTATCGGTGCTATGGAAGGGATGCAGGACCGCACTATTACTGTAAATGGCTTTTCCAAATCATATGCGATGACAGGCTGGAGGTTAGGATATGTCGCTGCCAATGAAGCTTTCCTCCATGATTTCCAGAAAATCCAGTCACATTCTGTCAGCAGTGCTACAACGTTTGCTCAATATGGTGCCATTGAGGCACTGGAAGGTGACCAGCAACCTGTTGAGGACATGGTAGCCGAATTCAGGCAACGTCGCGATATCCTTGTAGATGGGTTGAATGATATTGGTATACATTGCAGCCGTCCCAGGGGTGCATTCTATGCATTTGCGGATGTAAGCGAGTATGGGAATGGTGAAGAGATTGCTGAGAAATTACTTTCAGATGCCCACGTTGCTGCTACTCCCGGTTCGGCTTTTGGCCCAAGTGGTAACAATTTCGTGAGGCTTTCATATGCTATTTCACAGGAAAGGATAAGAGAAGCTCTTGAAAGGATTGAGAATTGCCTTTTATAA
- a CDS encoding adenylyltransferase/cytidyltransferase family protein, producing the protein MTRILATGTFDILHPGHLYYLDQARKYGNELYVLVARDSTIEHKPKPIVPEKQRLEMVKALKVVDHALLGSEEDMFKPLEEVQPDIIVLGHDQVFGEKELEDKLQKRGFKTKVVRLGKPRQCPLCSSGRIIKRILERKRTEL; encoded by the coding sequence TTGACACGCATACTTGCAACAGGAACCTTTGATATACTACACCCGGGCCATCTCTACTATCTGGACCAGGCCCGGAAGTATGGCAATGAATTATATGTCCTTGTTGCACGGGACTCAACAATTGAACATAAACCTAAACCCATAGTTCCTGAAAAACAGCGGCTTGAAATGGTTAAAGCTTTAAAGGTTGTGGACCATGCCCTTCTGGGAAGCGAAGAAGATATGTTCAAACCCCTCGAAGAAGTACAACCGGATATCATCGTACTGGGGCACGACCAGGTATTCGGTGAAAAAGAACTTGAAGATAAACTTCAAAAAAGAGGATTCAAGACAAAGGTAGTTCGTCTGGGAAAGCCCCGGCAATGTCCGCTTTGCAGCAGTGGCAGAATTATAAAAAGAATCCTGGAAAGAAAGAGAACAGAATTATAA
- a CDS encoding DUF1638 domain-containing protein: MFEDEIAYLIKEDNSVDNVIIIENDESYGIKNKLNKAGVDVETKTMVNLLNNPLSDNQFNIVIQILEFALHATPKKLKDEVYTNTKRLTPISDGILLFYGLCGNVLSNIEQDFADHPCPVGILRENNGETIDDCIGAVLGGRQEYLDTLKSFKGEGAFFLTPMWAANWRDMLVSSGFGKDKNDIETSRYVFNEVGYKHVAKVDTGINYEEDFHQKVDEFADLFDFDILHVPANLNTLKQCYSNFKKELY, from the coding sequence ATGTTCGAAGATGAGATAGCATATCTCATAAAAGAGGACAATTCGGTAGATAATGTGATTATAATCGAAAATGATGAATCTTATGGTATAAAGAACAAACTCAACAAAGCAGGAGTGGATGTTGAAACAAAAACAATGGTGAATTTGCTGAATAACCCATTGTCAGATAATCAATTCAATATAGTTATCCAGATACTTGAATTTGCCCTGCATGCAACCCCAAAGAAACTCAAGGATGAGGTATACACAAATACCAAGAGATTGACACCCATATCTGACGGTATATTGCTTTTCTACGGATTGTGTGGCAACGTACTCTCAAATATAGAACAGGATTTTGCCGATCATCCCTGTCCGGTGGGAATACTAAGAGAAAATAACGGGGAAACAATTGATGACTGTATCGGTGCCGTACTTGGAGGCAGACAGGAATATCTCGACACTCTTAAGAGTTTCAAAGGGGAAGGGGCTTTTTTCCTGACACCCATGTGGGCAGCCAACTGGAGGGATATGCTGGTTTCTTCTGGGTTTGGCAAAGATAAAAACGACATTGAAACATCGAGATATGTCTTTAATGAAGTTGGTTACAAGCACGTAGCAAAGGTCGACACAGGAATTAATTACGAAGAGGATTTCCACCAAAAGGTCGATGAGTTCGCTGATTTATTTGACTTTGATATACTGCATGTACCGGCAAACCTTAACACTTTAAAGCAGTGCTACAGTAATTTCAAAAAGGAATTATATTGA